From a region of the Tenggerimyces flavus genome:
- a CDS encoding xanthine dehydrogenase family protein molybdopterin-binding subunit — translation MRTAELTRRGFLAGAGTLAVSFAFAPTANAAPGRGIQIDDTTLAWLLLDRHGISIHSGKVELGTGVQTALTQIVLEELRLTNAEVRYAQGDTRLTPDQGTTAGSKTIQNGGPQLRRAAATAFHALLGLAAQHFGVPATQLVARDGSFSAPGNGRPITYTQLLARSDIVLAADPDAPLAAAGDYRLVGQSVDRVDLPEKVTARFTYLQDVRLAGMLHGRVIRPNGRNARFVSITPESLTKAQAIPGFVDVVQQGNFVGVVAMTEWAAIQAAAPATGIVVVWEDGQPLVAQDTFDQALRDPAHHYRTVTEVSVGDVDAALSSAAVTTQASYQTPFHMHAAMGPSCSIADVRATPDRKTGVQVTVWSGSQGVYALRNTLAALLGLTPAAVHVIYEEAAGCYGHNGADDVAADAALLSRAAGKPVRVQWSRQNEHGWEPLGPAMAHDLRGGVTDGGIVAWEHNLYTPTHGSRPNGSPGTVLAGLLTGALPASLPTSAGNSGGRNAPVTYAFPNNRLVARLVRSFETVGTTNQPEAPLRYRFPRTTALRSLGGFSNTFANESFVDELAVAGGVDPLELRLRSLDDPRALAVMEALRDVWTTRPTVEGVGAGLAFARYETEFTYVAVYAEVSVAAATGVVRVRRVVVAHDCGLVINPDGLRNQIEGCVIQGISRTLKEEVQLDARGVTSVVWSSYPVLRFSEVPTIETILIDRPEEPAWGAGEPAINPMPAAIANAVYAATGARIRTLPMTPARVLAALAELTP, via the coding sequence CACCGGCGTTCAGACCGCGTTGACGCAGATCGTGCTCGAGGAGCTTCGCCTCACGAACGCCGAAGTCCGTTACGCACAAGGCGATACGCGCCTCACGCCGGACCAGGGAACGACGGCCGGCAGCAAGACGATCCAGAACGGTGGACCGCAGCTCCGCCGGGCAGCCGCGACCGCGTTCCACGCTCTGCTGGGCCTGGCCGCGCAGCACTTCGGCGTCCCGGCGACGCAGCTCGTCGCGCGCGACGGCTCGTTCTCCGCGCCTGGGAACGGCAGGCCCATCACGTACACGCAGCTGCTGGCCCGTTCCGACATCGTGCTCGCCGCCGACCCGGACGCGCCCCTCGCCGCGGCCGGCGACTACCGACTGGTCGGACAGTCCGTCGACCGGGTGGACCTGCCGGAGAAGGTGACGGCGCGGTTCACCTACCTCCAGGACGTCAGGCTCGCCGGCATGCTGCACGGTCGGGTGATCCGGCCGAACGGACGCAACGCGCGGTTCGTCTCGATCACCCCGGAGTCGCTGACCAAGGCACAGGCGATCCCGGGCTTCGTGGACGTCGTCCAGCAGGGCAACTTCGTCGGCGTCGTTGCGATGACGGAGTGGGCGGCGATCCAGGCCGCGGCCCCGGCGACCGGCATCGTCGTGGTGTGGGAGGACGGGCAGCCGCTCGTCGCGCAGGACACGTTCGACCAGGCGTTGCGCGACCCGGCCCACCACTACCGGACCGTGACCGAGGTGTCGGTCGGCGATGTCGACGCGGCGCTGAGTTCGGCGGCGGTGACGACGCAGGCGAGCTATCAGACGCCGTTCCACATGCACGCCGCGATGGGTCCGTCCTGCTCGATCGCCGACGTGCGCGCGACGCCCGACCGGAAGACGGGCGTGCAGGTGACGGTGTGGTCGGGCTCGCAGGGCGTGTACGCGTTGCGCAACACGCTCGCTGCGCTGCTGGGGCTCACGCCCGCCGCCGTGCACGTGATCTACGAGGAGGCCGCCGGCTGCTACGGGCACAACGGCGCCGACGACGTGGCGGCCGACGCCGCGCTGCTGTCGCGAGCTGCCGGCAAGCCCGTACGCGTGCAATGGAGCCGGCAGAACGAGCACGGCTGGGAACCGCTCGGCCCGGCGATGGCGCACGACCTGCGCGGCGGCGTGACCGACGGCGGCATCGTCGCCTGGGAGCACAACCTCTACACGCCGACGCACGGGTCGCGGCCGAACGGATCGCCGGGCACCGTGCTCGCGGGGCTGCTGACCGGCGCGTTGCCGGCGTCGTTGCCGACGTCCGCGGGCAACTCGGGCGGGCGGAACGCGCCGGTGACGTACGCGTTCCCGAACAACCGGCTGGTCGCGCGGCTGGTCCGGTCGTTCGAGACGGTCGGCACCACCAACCAGCCCGAAGCGCCGTTGCGCTACCGGTTCCCGCGCACGACGGCGTTGCGGTCGTTGGGCGGGTTCTCGAACACGTTCGCCAACGAGTCGTTCGTCGACGAGCTGGCGGTGGCCGGCGGGGTGGATCCGCTGGAGCTGCGGTTGCGTTCGCTCGACGACCCGCGCGCCCTCGCAGTCATGGAGGCGTTGAGGGACGTGTGGACGACGCGGCCAACGGTGGAGGGTGTCGGGGCGGGGTTGGCCTTCGCGCGGTACGAGACGGAGTTCACCTACGTCGCCGTGTACGCCGAGGTCTCGGTGGCCGCCGCGACCGGCGTGGTGCGGGTGCGACGGGTGGTGGTCGCGCACGACTGCGGGCTGGTGATCAACCCGGACGGGCTGCGGAACCAGATCGAGGGGTGCGTGATCCAGGGCATCAGCCGGACGTTGAAGGAGGAGGTCCAGCTGGACGCGCGCGGGGTGACGAGCGTGGTGTGGTCGTCGTACCCGGTGCTGCGGTTCAGCGAGGTGCCGACGATCGAGACGATCCTCATCGACCGCCCGGAGGAGCCGGCGTGGGGAGCGGGCGAGCCGGCGATCAACCCGATGCCAGCGGCGATCGCGAACGCCGTGTACGCGGCGACGGGTGCGCGGATCCGTACCCTCCCGATGACCCCGGCCCGCGTCCTCGCCGCCCTGGCCGAGCTCACGCCGTGA
- a CDS encoding MmcQ/YjbR family DNA-binding protein — protein MATQDDVRRIALSLPEVSEGDDRFGFSVLTKGKAKGIAWVWLERLEPKKARVPQPAVLAVRTASVGDRDELIAAEPDIYFTEPHYNGYPAVLVRLAAIDVHELEELLTDAWRCQAPKALVKAFDAG, from the coding sequence ATGGCAACGCAGGACGATGTGCGCCGCATCGCGCTCTCGCTGCCCGAGGTGTCGGAGGGCGACGACCGGTTCGGGTTCTCCGTGCTCACCAAGGGCAAGGCGAAGGGCATCGCGTGGGTGTGGCTGGAGCGGCTCGAGCCGAAGAAGGCGCGCGTCCCGCAGCCCGCCGTACTCGCCGTACGCACGGCCAGCGTGGGTGACCGCGACGAGCTGATCGCCGCCGAGCCGGACATCTACTTCACCGAGCCGCACTACAACGGCTACCCCGCGGTGCTCGTGAGGCTGGCTGCCATCGACGTCCACGAGCTTGAGGAGCTGCTCACCGACGCGTGGCGGTGCCAGGCCCCGAAGGCCCTGGTCAAGGCGTTCGACGCCGGCTGA
- a CDS encoding nucleoside hydrolase translates to MLSFLRTIVVVLALGAAGTLGTASAEPVSSTPRPIPVVYDSDLDFDDASTLAFLCQAHKQRRIELRAVTVVDNGIGTAGRSLTHARQILKRCGLPNVPVADGSPNGVHPAPPEARETFERVLTGALDDAGIPYRPAPYTAAQLIARTVLASPRNVTVLATGPLTNVATALSSNPRVPQKIARLYVMGGAFDVGGNLFGSTTGGFDNTQEVNQWIDPIAADTVYETMPDGRVRIVPLDATNHVLITQEYIDRLGANAKTVEAKLVHSIVTQPDMPPLIELDIMFWWDALAASSIVDDTVTYRLRPVDVVLEGASSGRTIDVPNGTPQLVGTTADGARFENVFRNVLNGG, encoded by the coding sequence ATGCTGAGCTTCCTTCGTACGATCGTCGTGGTGCTCGCGCTCGGCGCCGCGGGCACCTTGGGCACCGCGTCGGCCGAGCCGGTCAGCTCCACCCCGAGACCGATCCCCGTCGTGTACGACAGCGACCTCGACTTCGACGACGCGTCCACGCTCGCGTTCCTCTGCCAGGCCCACAAGCAGCGCCGCATCGAGCTGCGCGCCGTCACCGTGGTGGACAACGGCATCGGTACGGCCGGCCGTTCGCTCACCCACGCACGCCAGATCCTCAAGCGCTGCGGGCTGCCGAACGTCCCGGTCGCCGACGGTTCGCCGAACGGTGTCCACCCCGCCCCGCCCGAGGCGCGCGAGACGTTCGAACGCGTCCTCACCGGCGCCCTCGACGACGCCGGCATCCCCTACCGGCCGGCGCCGTACACCGCCGCGCAGCTGATCGCCCGGACCGTCCTCGCCTCGCCCAGGAACGTCACGGTCCTGGCGACCGGCCCGCTCACCAACGTCGCCACCGCGCTGAGCTCCAACCCGCGCGTTCCGCAGAAGATCGCCCGCCTCTACGTCATGGGCGGCGCGTTCGACGTCGGCGGCAACCTGTTCGGCTCGACGACCGGCGGCTTCGACAACACCCAGGAGGTCAACCAGTGGATCGACCCGATCGCCGCTGACACGGTCTACGAGACGATGCCGGACGGCCGGGTACGGATCGTTCCGCTGGACGCGACGAACCATGTCCTGATCACCCAGGAGTACATCGACCGACTCGGCGCCAACGCCAAGACCGTGGAGGCCAAGCTCGTCCACTCGATCGTCACGCAGCCGGACATGCCGCCGCTGATCGAGCTGGACATCATGTTCTGGTGGGACGCGCTCGCCGCCTCCTCGATCGTCGACGACACCGTGACCTACCGGCTGCGACCCGTCGACGTCGTGCTGGAGGGCGCGTCGTCCGGACGGACGATCGACGTACCGAACGGCACACCCCAGCTGGTCGGCACGACCGCTGACGGCGCCCGCTTCGAGAACGTCTTCCGCAACGTTCTGAACGGCGGCTGA
- a CDS encoding MFS transporter, with protein sequence MTDSTTATDAARATRREWIGLAVLSVPALLASLELTVTHLALPAIGVGLSASSTQLLWIVDIYAFVLAGSLITIGKLGDWIGRRRLLLVGAAAYGVASALAAYAPTPELLIAARAFMGLAGATLMPSTLSLIMVMFRLARQRAVAVSVIVASVSGGTAIGPLVGGWLLERFWWGSAFLIGVPVMVLLLALGRVLLPEHRGAAERLDLVSAVLSMAAVLPLVYGLKRVAAEGLGLVAGVAVVVGVVFGWLFVRRQSKLDSPLVDLRLFRNRTFNLAVGTLVVGIFVLWGLNLLVAQYLQLVQGLSPLGAGLLTAPSAVGVIVGSVVAPRLARTFGPSRVIGVGLLLSALGFGVLTQVNGVGLLLVGTITVSAGLGPMMALATDLVIGAAPPSRAGMAAAISSTAPQLGGALGIAALGSVVVAVYRNGMSSVDVSAAARDSLASAVASGLSNDALATARESFVAGFHLVAVISAALMALTAVVVSRAPR encoded by the coding sequence ATGACCGACTCCACGACGGCGACCGATGCCGCCCGCGCGACCAGGCGGGAGTGGATCGGCCTCGCCGTGCTGTCCGTTCCCGCGCTGCTCGCCTCACTCGAGCTCACCGTCACCCATCTCGCCCTGCCCGCCATCGGCGTGGGCCTGTCCGCGAGCAGTACGCAGCTGCTGTGGATCGTCGACATCTACGCGTTCGTCCTCGCCGGCTCGCTGATCACGATCGGCAAGCTGGGAGACTGGATCGGCCGGCGGCGGCTGTTGCTCGTCGGGGCGGCGGCGTACGGTGTCGCGTCCGCTCTCGCGGCGTACGCGCCGACGCCGGAGCTGCTGATCGCGGCGCGGGCGTTCATGGGGCTGGCCGGCGCGACGCTGATGCCGTCGACGCTGTCGCTGATCATGGTGATGTTCCGGTTGGCGCGGCAGCGGGCGGTCGCGGTGAGCGTGATCGTCGCCTCGGTGTCGGGCGGGACGGCGATCGGGCCGCTGGTCGGCGGGTGGCTGCTGGAGCGGTTCTGGTGGGGATCGGCGTTCCTGATCGGCGTGCCGGTGATGGTGCTGCTGTTGGCGTTGGGGCGGGTGCTGCTGCCGGAGCATCGGGGCGCGGCGGAGCGGCTCGACCTGGTGAGCGCCGTGCTGTCGATGGCCGCGGTGTTGCCGTTGGTGTACGGGCTGAAGCGAGTCGCGGCCGAGGGTCTCGGGCTGGTCGCAGGCGTTGCTGTCGTGGTCGGCGTGGTGTTCGGCTGGCTGTTCGTGCGCCGTCAATCGAAGCTTGACAGTCCGCTCGTGGACCTGCGGTTGTTCCGGAACCGTACGTTCAACCTGGCGGTCGGCACGCTGGTCGTCGGGATCTTCGTGCTGTGGGGGCTGAACCTGCTGGTCGCGCAGTACCTGCAGCTCGTGCAGGGGCTGTCGCCCTTGGGCGCTGGGCTGTTGACGGCGCCGTCAGCGGTGGGCGTGATCGTGGGGTCGGTGGTGGCACCGCGGCTGGCTCGTACGTTCGGCCCGAGCCGGGTCATCGGCGTGGGGTTGTTGCTGTCCGCGTTGGGGTTCGGCGTCCTGACGCAGGTGAACGGTGTGGGCCTGCTGCTCGTCGGGACCATTACGGTGTCGGCGGGGCTGGGGCCGATGATGGCGCTCGCGACGGACCTCGTGATCGGCGCGGCGCCTCCTTCTCGAGCGGGCATGGCGGCTGCGATCTCGTCCACGGCACCGCAGCTCGGCGGGGCGCTCGGCATCGCGGCGTTGGGCAGCGTGGTCGTCGCGGTCTACCGGAACGGGATGTCGTCGGTCGACGTGTCCGCCGCGGCAAGGGACAGCCTCGCCAGCGCCGTGGCCTCCGGGCTCTCCAACGACGCACTGGCGACGGCGCGCGAGTCGTTCGTCGCGGGCTTCCACCTGGTCGCCGTGATCAGTGCGGCGCTCATGGCACTGACGGCGGTGGTGGTGTCGCGGGCTCCCAGGTGA
- a CDS encoding MarR family winged helix-turn-helix transcriptional regulator — protein sequence MADDDGDDLRQVLLREMPWYISAAVRFQIAIADQLRMPLTDVHAIGALVEFAPIGVRRLADLMGMTTGATTRLVDRLEQRGFVVREPDPDDRRRVVLRVVPERVADVARYFEAMGERWGEQLDGYDSEQLRFLVEFLRLGRKHAVEETEALRATGRAHGSRRDA from the coding sequence ATGGCGGACGACGACGGCGACGACCTGCGGCAGGTGCTGCTGCGGGAGATGCCGTGGTACATCTCCGCCGCCGTCCGGTTCCAGATCGCGATCGCGGACCAGCTGCGCATGCCGCTCACCGACGTGCACGCGATCGGCGCGCTGGTGGAGTTCGCCCCGATCGGCGTACGCCGGCTCGCCGACCTGATGGGGATGACGACCGGGGCGACGACGCGCCTGGTGGACCGGCTCGAGCAGCGCGGATTCGTCGTCCGCGAGCCCGATCCCGACGACCGGCGGCGCGTCGTGCTGCGAGTGGTCCCGGAGCGGGTCGCCGACGTGGCGCGATACTTCGAGGCGATGGGCGAACGGTGGGGCGAGCAGCTCGACGGCTACGACTCCGAACAGCTGCGCTTCCTGGTCGAGTTCCTGCGACTCGGCCGCAAGCACGCGGTGGAGGAGACCGAGGCGCTGCGCGCGACGGGTCGCGCGCATGGCAGCAGACGCGACGCGTAG
- the glmU gene encoding bifunctional UDP-N-acetylglucosamine diphosphorylase/glucosamine-1-phosphate N-acetyltransferase GlmU, with product MTAKPAAVIVLAAGEGKRMKSRTPKVLHEIGGRPLVGHVARAGLALSPEHLVVVVGNGRDRVIAYLADLDPAIRPVVQEEQNGTGHATRIALDELPQLSGTVIVATGDTPLLTAETLRQLAETHAGTEAAATVLTAVVDDPTGYGRVLRDSDGAVLAIVEHRDATEEQRAIAEINSGIWAFDAQLLVDALGRLKSDNAQGEEYVTDVLGLLREEGHRVSAAMVGDPREVLGVNNRVQLAELGRIMNDRVLTGWMMEGVTVVDPATTWVDDTVTLARDVVLQPGTILRGATSVGEGASVGPDTTLTSVVVGAEASVVRTHGEGAFVGVGASVGPFAYLRPGTRLGDGGKIGTFVETKNAEIGPGAKVPHLTYAGDTTIGAGANIGAGTIFANYDGVHKNHTDVGEHSFVGSNSVLVAPVSIADGSYVAAGSTVAKSVSPGELAVARGQQRNIAGWVARKRAGTKTAAAAERAAEADSAGDA from the coding sequence ATGACAGCCAAACCCGCAGCCGTGATCGTCCTCGCCGCAGGTGAAGGCAAGCGGATGAAGTCGCGCACGCCGAAGGTGCTGCACGAGATCGGCGGCCGCCCGCTCGTCGGGCACGTCGCCCGCGCCGGCCTGGCCCTTTCGCCGGAGCATCTCGTGGTGGTCGTCGGCAACGGTCGCGACCGGGTGATCGCGTACCTGGCCGACCTCGACCCCGCGATCCGGCCGGTCGTACAGGAGGAGCAGAACGGGACGGGCCACGCGACGCGGATCGCGCTCGACGAGCTGCCTCAGCTCTCGGGGACGGTGATCGTCGCGACCGGCGACACCCCGTTGCTCACCGCCGAGACGCTGCGGCAGCTGGCCGAGACGCACGCCGGCACCGAGGCCGCGGCGACCGTACTCACCGCGGTGGTCGACGACCCGACCGGGTACGGGCGCGTGCTCCGCGACTCCGACGGCGCTGTCCTGGCGATCGTCGAGCATCGCGACGCCACCGAGGAGCAGCGCGCGATCGCCGAGATCAACTCCGGCATCTGGGCGTTCGACGCTCAGCTGCTCGTCGACGCGCTCGGCCGGCTGAAGTCCGACAACGCGCAGGGCGAGGAGTACGTCACCGACGTGCTCGGCCTGCTCCGCGAGGAGGGGCACCGGGTCAGCGCCGCGATGGTCGGCGACCCGCGCGAGGTGCTCGGCGTCAACAACCGCGTGCAGCTCGCCGAGCTGGGGCGGATCATGAACGACCGTGTGCTCACCGGCTGGATGATGGAGGGCGTCACGGTCGTCGACCCGGCGACGACGTGGGTCGACGACACCGTCACGCTCGCCCGCGACGTGGTCCTGCAGCCGGGGACGATCCTGCGCGGCGCCACGTCGGTCGGCGAGGGCGCTTCGGTCGGCCCGGACACCACGCTGACCTCCGTCGTCGTCGGCGCGGAGGCTTCTGTGGTCCGTACGCACGGCGAGGGCGCGTTTGTCGGCGTCGGTGCCTCGGTCGGGCCGTTCGCGTACCTGCGGCCCGGGACCCGGCTCGGCGACGGCGGCAAGATCGGCACGTTCGTCGAGACGAAGAACGCCGAGATCGGCCCGGGCGCGAAGGTGCCGCACCTCACCTACGCCGGCGACACCACCATCGGCGCCGGCGCGAACATCGGCGCGGGCACGATCTTCGCCAACTACGACGGCGTCCACAAGAACCACACCGACGTCGGCGAGCACTCGTTCGTCGGGTCCAACTCGGTGCTGGTCGCGCCCGTGTCGATCGCGGACGGCTCGTACGTCGCCGCCGGCTCGACCGTCGCGAAGAGCGTGTCGCCTGGCGAACTCGCCGTGGCCCGTGGCCAGCAGCGGAACATCGCCGGCTGGGTGGCGCGCAAGCGAGCTGGGACGAAGACCGCTGCGGCAGCCGAGCGCGCTGCCGAGGCCGACTCGGCCGGCGACGCTTAG